tatataagtccaaaattaattgaatggaATATGGTAGATAACTATGCAACTTGAAAGTTcatttagaccccttaaacagattgtttaacctaatttattaaccaagtgattacttagtttaattattcagatttaggttaaacacaaatatatcatatcatgcaaagatgtggaaaagtaaataatatcATGATATGATTATCTAAGAAAACTGATGAAACTAaccatttcaaggtaaaaacctggagaagatttaacctaactatcttcaaggtaaaccaaatccactataagagaatcgaagattttataaaagatttaaCTCTAAATCTAATGCTACCTCTAGTAGTAACTGACACGACCATGTTCAAGTttcgaatccacagactccttctcttcttggatttacagCAACAAAACCCGCCTTGCTTGTGACTTtaagactccactcaaaggtttcagatcacctTTACTTGTTGATCTTGATATAGCAACTAGTTCTACCAATCCTTGATTGTAGTTTTAGCTCCGGTAAATTCTTATGTTGTTAGAAGGCATAGAACGTCTCAAATCTCACAGtgtaacacacaagtcttctTCAGCACCTCcaaaacgtagctagggtttctcttttatatgtgaagaagtttaagtgaaaccctaaatgttttcaCAAGCTTAGGCCCATTTAAAAATTCAACAGAAAAACTATGTCTGCGATTTTTGATCAATCAAGCCTAAttctcgatcggtcgaaaaaggcaaaacctcacttttcttttctgcaaacAGCTGGACTTGAAAACTTGAAACACCCTTATTTAAGCATTGCCTAAACACCtagactagacatgttttgaTCTTGAATTGCCAACACAATACAATaatgattctaaatatttaattcttaaatctttagaacctaacacaactaatataaaaggagatgccaaaaaatattataaagggAGTTTGCATAATTAAAGCccatatttaaatgaaaaaccttgaattcaatcatttaaaaaaaatgattgaaagcATATTTAAGTGATAGCCTCAATGTAATAGTTAAGAATTATGAACAACTCAAattactaaacattaaaaaataaaagtagataaatttacataaaaattgaattttgtgtTTGAAAGTGAGGGAGGAGGCACCAAATTTCACCCTATCAAAACCAAATAtgtaaatataaatttcaagaaatttttttgagaaaaactcaaTACCAAGATTATTGTTTGATTGAATGTTTTGAAACCTATAGGAAAACTccctgaaaaagaaaaaaaaaaaaaaaacaaaaaaaacaaaaacaaacaaacaaacaaaattgggAGTTTACTTTTTGAAGCAATGATAGATTCTTGgacattcaaaatattaataagaaaaatcatGAATTTGGCCTTATATttaggcgaaaaacacattttggtccctctATTTTCAGCcgatttccgttttagtcccaaagttttttttttactgcttttagtccctctcctgaaacacgcttccattttagtccttgccgttacatcagaaacaGATATTGCAGACGTGGCAAACggcaaagttaaataataataaactaatgtccacgtgacctaaattaataataaaaaatattttttaatgccacatcagcatctaaattaaaaaaaattaatttattaattttaactaaataaaaaaaaatttaaaaacagaattaaaaactaaaaatcttatgaattgagatctaagtgtgccttgaacaagaacaacaagaacacaaacccagatccaagaacacaaacccagaaattatttaaaaaaaaaataataatcaaacccagaaattcCAATCTCAAAGCCAACCCAcaaccaaaataaaacccacaacaacccaggccaagaaaatcaacccagaaaatcaacaaacaacaaacaacaacaaaaaaacatgaATTCCATCAACTTGTCAACAACCACTTTCACCTTTCTAGCCCCATATCTCTTCACCCTCGTTGTCTTCCTCCTTTTCTTGGAACAGATCTCTTActtgaagaagagaaaaaacatCCCAGGTACAGTTCTAGTGTTTCCATTTCTTGGCAACGCAATCTCATTGGTCCGTCACCCTACAAGGTTCTGGGACCACCAGTCATCTCTCGCCAAGTCATCCCCAGCTGGCTTCTCCGCCAACTACATCGTCGGCAGATTCATTCTCTTCATCCGTGACTCTGAGCTCTCCCACAAGATCTTCTCCAATGTGCGCCCCGATGCTTTTCACCTTGTGGGCCACCCTTTTGGCAAAAAGCTCTTTGGCGAACACAACCTCATATACATGATGGGACAAGATCACAAAGATCTCCGCCGTCGGATCACTCCCAACTTCACTCCCAAAGCTCTCTCCACCTATACTTCACTCCAGCAGATTACTATTCTCCACCATCTACAAAAATGGGATCGACTTTCTTCGGGAAAAGCGATTCCGCTTAGATTTCTGGCTCGTGATATGAATCTCGAAACTTCGCAGACTGTGTTTGTCGGGCCTTATCTAGCCCCCGAGGTGCGCGAGAGGTTTAACGCCGATTACAACTTCTTCAATGTTGGCCTCATGAAGCTGCCCTTCGATTTTTTTGGCCtgggttgttgtgggttttattttggtggttgtgggttggctTTGAGATTGGAATTTCTGgttttgattagttttttttttttttttaaataatttctgggtttgtgttcttggatctgggtttgtgttcttattgttcttgttcaaggcacacttagatctcaattcataaaatttttagtttttaattctgtttttaattttttttatttagttaaaattaataaattaatttttttaatttagatgctgatgtggcattaaaaaacattttttattattaatttaggccacgtggatattagtttattattatttaactttgccgtttgccacgtctgcaatatccgtttctgatgtaacggcagggactaaaatggaagcgttttttaggagagggactaaaagcggtaaaaaaaaaaaattagggactaaaacggaaatcgACTGAaaatataaggaccaaaatgtgtttttcctCTAATATTTATAATGAACTAAAAATCTAAAGATGAGAGTCATGGTATAATAAAACTATTGTCCATAATCATTCCAATATTTatccaacaaacaaaatttcaaccacggaaaacttcaaccaaaaaaaaaaaatgataaaaagttgtttctatttaaaacaataaatttaagttgtgaagaagttgatataaaaatcaagttgttaacgttaattacaaatattttttctgttataccataaaaatcattagctttttttttttttttttttttttttgttatccaaaaatttgatatttatccaaaaaaataaattaaaaatatatatattaaaaaaaaaagtagataataaatttattatcaatTCTTCCCTTGTGTATATCCTcccaatgaaattgtttttttcttttttagtttcatGGGATTAGCTATACTTCTACATACACAACtacacattttaatattttatgctttggattttttttttcctttctatccTATTATTTTAGGCTTTATTGATAATATTTAGATAGACAACTGTAGGTTGTAGTTGTATGACACCAACCAACTAAATTTAcctctcaaagaaaaaaaatcaaataaatacatGTAGTGTAGTAATTAAACAATAAGAAAGTTgctgcttttttatttttatatatatataacacactacacttaaaaaataaggattattttctataaaaaaaaaggaaaagaaaaaaggattagatggattagatgaaaattttggattataatacactacatgtaaaaaaaataaggattagatggattagataaagaatttggattataatcaaaattatcaactttgaaATTATAGgagatgaaaaatattaaaatctaaaaatctaaaaaaatttccgCAATTTGGTAAAACCACTTGGCGCAATTGTGGtttctaaacccaacttttaatatatagtatatgatattaAGTAGACGTGAGTTCCAAATTAgtttaactagtaaagtttcttgtcatcaaataagaaatttgatatTCAATCCCTGCTTAcatgaaaaatcaattgatgacTTGTGTAAGGACCCATTTCGTAGCCCAAGCCCAAATTGAATGATCTTGGCCCAATGAGTccagtacaatgaatttgtagagagtaggtcaGAGAACTAGGCCTTAGTAAGTTGGACAACGGCTAGTACTAgattaaatgacaatcaaacacaaacaagagATTCTGATATCAATAGACTTATAGTCCGAGGAGGTCtcctttttataaattgatcacAATTGGGTACAAGTGCGATTTAGATTGCTACAATGTTCTCTCTGATGAATTTTTTGATCCccttctcatggagggtctctcacattatatagctccgtttggaccatcttgatcctacacttttTGATCATCTGAGCTCTTACTTGAATACTTGTCCCATCGaacaccctctttggctttctgtggGTTGTGGTAgtcaaggcagcactgttcagaggtcttctccacataaatgcggtcagAAAAGTAGTTGCAGTGCATTTATTGAGGTGGTAGCagttttctcttagatatttttgggtttccttttttctcgtatgttcatgaggcacGTCCCTATCATTGGAGCTTTTTGAAGGGTCACTCTAATTGCTGAAGTATATACTTAAGCTACCttcatcatatccgaggaggagttcctcctcggaccgccTTCCATTTGTTCCTTACTCATGAGACTTTAAATTGGAACTCCTAATAACTATttgttcctcctcggacaattCAACGTCCTCGAACAAAGCCCAAGGTCCAATATATGATTCTGGGCCCATATCTGTACaacttggtttgatgataaaacaTAATCATCATATATGGAGCGAATGCCATAAATTTGAAACACTATCTTAtcttgaaataataataataataataataattgagttGCTAAACTATCCACTTTTGAGAAAAAACTACTTTGGAGATTCATACACTTAGTGTAATTATGCAAATTAATTTAGTGCACTCCAGTTAATTACTTCTTTTTATATTAACAAGCATATGTTTATTGGCAAGGATCAAATCTTTAGTACAAACGGCTGATCAAGGCTTCATAAAATTTAGGTTGTGCCACTTCTAATCAATTCAACAAACAGCAATGGCATGTCTATAATCTGAAAAGTATACTTTAGATTAtagaataaattaaattaaattactcCAAGTAATAGTAAAATGATAAATCACAGAAgcactaagaaaaaaaatcacacgaACATGCTAATTTTTTGTGGAAAACCCTCTAATATGGAGGAAAAAATTCCAGTCAAACAGGATCAATCtctataataaattatatattagaacattcaattttatttttaaaaattgagtttataataaatttggaaaaataaaagaaaaacactctAAGAATTGATACAACactctaaaaattatttataataaatctaagaaatttagaaatagaaaattgggTTAATAATATGCATACTATAGACATTTTGCTagttagtatttaaaaaaaaaaaaagaagaaatatttaattttgatacTTTTCTCAATCCTACTTAGttgtaataataacaatatacacaattcaaaacatggaacaatattaaaattattaaacctaattccattatcttttatgttgaatacaaacaaataatcaatcaacTGAAAATCATAGctttaattaagaaaacaaaaaaaacacatgaacccaaataaaaaacatttaaggTGAGGAATTAAGACCAACCTACTAAGACGCAAATACCAAAAACCTCAAGACTTAAAACTTCCAAATTTATAGAATCcccaaattctacttcaaaaccaaataaaacccttcaaattcaacaaatttatatataacataccaTATAAAGctttgatttttctccaaaaaaatagagatgcttCATCTACcatatacaatataaaataattagtagacatttcaacccaaaaaccaaacccacgaaAACAATGTCAATATAAATATGGAGATTAACCcaaatactcaaaagaaaatcaattctaaacataagaaaagaataagatagaaaaaaaatctcaggcacatatgaaag
This genomic stretch from Quercus lobata isolate SW786 chromosome 3, ValleyOak3.0 Primary Assembly, whole genome shotgun sequence harbors:
- the LOC115980600 gene encoding cytochrome P450 710A11-like, which codes for MNSINLSTTTFTFLAPYLFTLVVFLLFLEQISYLKKRKNIPGTVLVFPFLGNAISLVRHPTRFWDHQSSLAKSSPAGFSANYIVGRFILFIRDSELSHKIFSNVRPDAFHLVGHPFGKKLFGEHNLIYMMGQDHKDLRRRITPNFTPKALSTYTSLQQITILHHLQKWDRLSSGKAIPLRFLARDMNLETSQTVFVGPYLAPEVRERFNADYNFFNVGLMKLPFDFFGLGASGATLMQPKLHHSAANNVSTEHQCTSDQARPFDDVAASAKVTNVKIEELTTCLTSESGIAQLKRIKSCVNMPKLQNKDVV